One Phaseolus vulgaris cultivar G19833 chromosome 2, P. vulgaris v2.0, whole genome shotgun sequence DNA window includes the following coding sequences:
- the LOC137809001 gene encoding uncharacterized protein — translation MGLIKAFSVEEVRDAMWLCDGSKSPGPDGFNLFFVKEGWDVFKDEIVEALALFHETGCIPKGFISKVLAERIKKVLPSVIDECQSTFLKERGILDSVLTANEVIEDLRRRRMSELCFKVDFEKAYDSVSWEFLYDMLRRLGFHSRWIMWIKGCLASASVSVLVNGSSTEEFYPSKGLRQGDPLAPFLFLVVAEGLAGLVRQAAKANLYDNLNIGRTEVGLCMLQFANDTLFLCQDAFSNVFTLKAILQGFEVASGLKINFHKSKLAGINVGKSNMDCYTKTMNCSQMEVPFTYLGIEVGGNPRKKKFWEPVLKKLKSRLSVWKGRFLSMAGRLCLIKSVLSAIPLYYMSLFKAPEVVCKSIISIQRSFLWGWGKEKRYVAWVKWKDLCQPKGEGGLRIRDIRKFNHALLAKWKWRCIFEGKGRWKEVIHSKYGTDLSGADVLVKYQSWWWRDLKKVCSEGGGGGWFQEQVGWKVGRGDKVRFWEDVWAGNSNLKTLYPRLFSLSLNQGQKVEEVGVWDDLVWRWSLTWRRSRFEWESLLEFELVNHISRVSFRRDEEDTQIWKSVEYGCFSVKSAYELLVKSDVGLQKEVFSILWKVKTFPNVLLTAWRALLGRLLTREGLNRRGIVMNTTGCALCLVEEESCQHLFVECICARRVRNMCFKWIGILFVQHNDMAAHFEGFTLINDSKKQNMVWKGVWTTIVRSATGVLGVIPWRLVLVAGAHLLAGLSVQQLYEKVVVEDVGAGWNVVYEWNHRRRLLVYMLRTKPSFWRVCYNRVYGDVLRLGFGCQGCDGAAGSIMEVSMVSEKHFW, via the exons ATGGGTCTGATTAAGGCTTTCTCTGTGGAAGAAGTAAGGGATGCAATGTGGCTTTGTGATGGGTCAAAGAGCCCTGGACCAGACGGGTTCAATCTGTTTTTCGTTAAGGAGGGATGGGATGTCTTTAAAGATGAGATAGTAGAGGCGTTGGCTCTATTCCATGAGACGGGATGCATACCTAAGGGTT TTATATCCAAGGTGCTGGCAGAGAGGATTAAGAAAGTGCTACCAAGTGTTATAGATGAGTGTCAATCAACCTTCCTCAAGGAAAGAGGTATTCTTGATAGTGTCCTAACGGCTAATGAGGTGATTGAGGATCTTAGGAGGCGCCGGATGAGCGAGCTGTGTTTTaaggtggattttgaaaaaGCTTACGACTCAGTTAGCTGGgaattcctttatgacatgttaCGAAGATTGGGATTCCATAGTAGATGGATTATGTGGATTAAAGGATGTCTGGCTAGTGCATCAGTGTCAGTCTTGGTTAATGGAAGCTCAACGGAGGAATTCTACCCATCAAAGGGTTTAAGGCAGGGAGACCCCTTAGCCCCTTTCCTTTTCTTGGTGGTAGCTGAAGGGCTTGCAGGATTAGTCAGGCAAGCTGCGAAGGCCAATCTGTACGACAACCTCAATATTGGCAGAACTGAGGTAGGTCTCTGTATGCTACAGTTTGCTAATGACACGTTGTTCCTATGCCAGGATGCTTTCTCCAATGTCTTTACACTAAAGGCGATACTTCAGGGGTTTGAGGTAGCATCTGGCTTGAAGATCAACTTCCATAAGTCAAAGTTAGCTGGCATAAACGTCGGTAAAAGCAATATGGACTGTTATACAAAGACCATGAATTGTTCACAGATGGAGGTTCCCTTTACCTATCTGGGCATTGAAGTGGGGGGTAATCCGAGGAAGAAGAAGTTTTGGGAGCCGGTTCTGAAAAAGCTAAAATCAAGGCTTAGTGTATGGAAAGGGAGATTCCTGTCTATGGCAGGAAGGCTATGTCTTATTAAATCAGTCTTGTCCGCTATTCCGCTATACTATATGTCCCTGTTTAAAGCTCCGGAGGTGGTCTGTAAGAGTATTATAAGTATTCAGAGGAGTTTCTTGTGGGGATGGGGTAAGGAGAAGAGGTATGTCGCTTGGGTAAAGTGGAAAGACTTATGCCAGCCGAAGGGGGAAGGAGGACTACGCATCAGAGACATTAGAAAGTTTAACCATGCGTTGTTGGCTAAATGGAAATGGAGGTGTATATTTGAAGGCAAAGGTAGATGGAAGGAAGTTATACATTCTAAGTATGGTACGGACCTAAGTGGTGCCGACGTCCTTGTGAAATATCAGtcctggtggtggagagacctgAAGAAGGTGTGCAGTGAAGGTGGAGGAGGGGGGTGGTTTCAGGAACAAGTTGGGTGGAAAGTAGGAAGAGGGGATAAAGTAAGGttctgggaggatgtgtgggCTGGTAATTCGAACTTGAAAACCTTGTATCCAAGATTGTTCTCTCTGTCGTTGAATCAGGGTCAGAAAGTGGAGGAGGTAGGAGTGTGGGACGACTTGGTATGGAGGTGGTCTTTAACGTGGAGGAGAAGCAGATTTGAGTGGGAATCACTTTTGGAATTTGAGCTTGTTAATCATATCTCCAGGGTTAGCTTTAGGAGGGACGAGGAGGATACCCAAATTTGGAAAAGTGTTGAATATGGTTGTTTTTCGGTAAAATCAGCATATGAGCTCCTAGTTAAGTCTGATGTGGGTCTCCAAAAAGAGGTGTTTAGTATCCTTTGGAAGGTGAAGACTTTCCCTAATGTGTTGCTTACGGCTTGGAGGGCGTTGCTGGGGAGACTCCTTACAAGGGAGGGTTTGAATAGGAGAGGGATTGTGATGAACACCACGGGGTGTGCACTTTGTTTGGTAGAGGAGGAATCCTGTCAACATCTCTTCGTGGAATGTATTTGTGCACGAAGAGTGAGGAATATGTGCTTTAAATGGATTGGGATTCTGTTTGTCCAACACAACGACATGGCGGCTCACTTTGAAGGGTTTACCTTGATAAACGAtagtaaaaaacaaaatatggttTGGAAAGGGGTGTGGACAACTATAGTGCGAA GTGCAACTGGAGTATTGGGTGTAATCCCTTGGAGGTTGGTTTTGGTCGCTGGAGCCCATCTGTTGGCTGGTCTTTCTGTCCAACAACTATACGAAAAGGTTGTTGTTGAAGATGTTGGGGCTGGCTGGAATGTTGTGTATGAATGGAATCATAGGAGGAGGTTGTTGGTTTATATGTTGAGAACGAAGCCAAGCTTTTGGCGGGTCTGCTACAATCGGGTTTATGGAGATGTTTTGCGCCTG GGGTTTGGATGCCAAGGGTGTGACGGGGCTGCTGGTAGTATTATGGAAGTGTCTATGGTGTCTGAAAAGCATTTTTG GTAA